Proteins from a single region of Synechococcus sp. WH 8109:
- a CDS encoding glycosyltransferase family 39 protein, whose product MRANLSFPMQLLNKLSMRSLLKKNTINVHIFLISLLILIVFISLMWPDAQSLIAHDEGLYARRARLISDSGDWLSPFTSPHHKTVGSYWAIAISLKIFGISDWASRLPSIVAGYIATLFFYFTSLRYFKPLNSLVASLSLIAMPIYFQSLRTAGPDMILIALIMAQVYFLTSAKDASRRIFRWKILGFGACVTMSLFVRSLAALIPLISLLPLIFVLKYLRSIQFWIWVISGVFLGSIPLIFNLLSVFGDHGYSGLFSLVSFASRKADVNEWNLFSSLPFYFTRLVLLTFPAFVFLLPRMQSFGKIIFSAKARALRMELNALTILFPLIYMIALSFMGTKHYHYLLPLVPLLSLNIARMDLISKRSTFKLETSFAGVMFVLYMLGACALYFRREDLQDASFYAVFFAVILSSILCFYAFYARVFSRRKISPFALIFAFLMAQYFTIFALSASGIIWSTNKELKALASSVNSDCKAGVYLYGLPSKDETVLSFYLDNPYVLRSLGGLSPANGRCLVSVESSKRKVLQDLTGHKISNFYFR is encoded by the coding sequence TTGAGAGCTAATCTTTCTTTCCCAATGCAGTTGCTTAACAAGCTTTCAATGCGTTCTCTTCTTAAAAAGAATACTATAAATGTACATATTTTTCTTATATCTTTATTGATATTGATCGTCTTTATTTCGCTAATGTGGCCTGATGCTCAGAGTTTAATCGCTCATGACGAAGGTCTTTATGCAAGACGAGCAAGGTTAATATCTGATTCAGGAGATTGGCTCTCTCCATTTACATCGCCTCACCACAAAACAGTTGGTTCGTATTGGGCAATCGCTATAAGTCTGAAGATCTTTGGAATTAGTGACTGGGCTTCTAGATTGCCGAGCATTGTAGCAGGATATATAGCAACATTGTTTTTTTATTTTACTTCTCTGAGATACTTTAAGCCTCTGAATTCTCTGGTTGCTTCTTTATCATTAATTGCTATGCCTATTTATTTTCAGTCGTTGCGTACAGCAGGACCTGATATGATTTTGATTGCACTAATAATGGCACAAGTATATTTTTTAACATCTGCTAAAGATGCATCGCGTAGAATCTTTCGCTGGAAAATACTTGGCTTTGGTGCGTGTGTCACAATGTCCCTTTTTGTGCGAAGTTTGGCCGCATTGATACCGCTTATATCGTTGCTTCCACTAATTTTTGTACTGAAATATTTGCGAAGTATCCAATTTTGGATTTGGGTAATAAGTGGTGTATTCCTGGGTTCAATTCCACTAATATTTAACCTCTTATCGGTTTTCGGAGATCATGGATACTCTGGTTTATTTTCTCTTGTTTCGTTTGCATCGAGAAAGGCTGATGTGAATGAATGGAATTTATTCTCTAGTCTTCCTTTCTACTTTACAAGGCTTGTATTATTGACCTTTCCTGCCTTTGTCTTTCTTTTGCCACGTATGCAGTCTTTTGGGAAAATAATATTTTCTGCCAAAGCACGTGCATTGCGAATGGAGCTTAATGCGTTGACAATATTATTTCCATTGATCTATATGATCGCATTGTCTTTTATGGGGACTAAGCATTATCATTATTTGCTGCCTCTTGTACCCCTACTTTCGCTGAATATCGCTCGTATGGATTTAATATCTAAAAGAAGCACATTTAAGCTTGAGACTAGCTTTGCTGGCGTCATGTTTGTGCTTTACATGTTGGGTGCATGCGCTCTTTATTTTAGACGTGAAGACCTGCAAGATGCCTCATTTTATGCTGTATTTTTTGCCGTAATTCTTTCTTCTATTTTATGCTTTTATGCTTTTTATGCTAGGGTTTTCTCTCGGCGCAAGATTTCTCCTTTTGCTTTAATTTTTGCGTTTCTAATGGCACAATATTTTACTATTTTTGCATTATCAGCAAGCGGTATTATTTGGAGTACTAACAAGGAGCTCAAGGCATTGGCTAGCTCTGTGAATAGTGATTGTAAGGCCGGCGTATACCTTTATGGGCTTCCTAGTAAAGATGAGACAGTCCTAAGTTTTTACTTGGATAATCCTTATGTTTTGCGGTCTTTGGGCGGCTTGTCTCCTGCGAATGGTAGGTGTTTGGTCTCTGTAGAATCTTCAAAGAGGAAGGTTTTGCAGGATTTAACTGGTCATAAAATATCAAATTTTTATTTTAGATAA
- a CDS encoding glycosyltransferase family 39 protein, which translates to MRPHPDLSGTAPKPTWLPIALGSLLRLVQIWMPVVGVHSWRQADTAAMARHFSQAGTPIWLPQIDWGGASAGFVESEFPLYPFLVSRLYNLMGVQEWLGRGLSVLCSALTIWLVMRLGRRWFTPQVGWWAGLTFALAPLGVYYGRTFQAEALLVLCAAGSLEAHSIFVERRKAWALSLSWICFTGAALIKVIPLLWLGLPLLLMQLTPSPRAKAESPEQMLRRLLRLTLNPWFWVYASTALAVTSAWYLHAYQLGEASGLTFGFWGEDSDRSNIGLALNLSSWVNLAIRTGLRALVVTGVPLLMIGTVRSWRFGGGRIALGGAIGMLICTVMTMRSSTVHEYYQFPFLLFSSPLVGLGWETMQYKQRRWPIQMLLSITLIASLSILSIDYWAVEARQRSIWMPLAESIRREIPANARVVSVTDSDPTLLNLARRQGWIMPSRELTLDQLKKLKDDGASYLTGSLSWHNTYTPMQETESNRIRELIQAHNSSFKDANQQTYLIPIKNLIP; encoded by the coding sequence ATGCGGCCTCATCCCGATTTGTCTGGAACAGCCCCTAAGCCGACCTGGCTGCCCATCGCTCTGGGAAGCCTGCTGCGGCTGGTGCAGATCTGGATGCCCGTGGTCGGCGTTCACAGCTGGCGGCAAGCCGACACTGCAGCCATGGCAAGGCATTTCAGCCAGGCAGGCACACCGATCTGGCTGCCTCAGATCGATTGGGGCGGTGCAAGTGCCGGCTTTGTCGAATCGGAATTTCCCCTCTACCCCTTTCTGGTAAGCCGCCTGTACAACCTTATGGGGGTACAGGAATGGCTGGGCCGCGGACTGTCGGTGCTCTGCAGCGCACTGACCATCTGGCTGGTGATGCGCCTGGGCCGGCGTTGGTTCACCCCCCAGGTCGGTTGGTGGGCGGGCCTGACCTTCGCCCTCGCACCCTTGGGGGTGTACTACGGAAGGACCTTTCAAGCAGAAGCCTTATTGGTTTTGTGTGCCGCGGGATCACTAGAAGCCCACAGCATCTTTGTTGAACGACGAAAAGCGTGGGCACTGAGCCTGAGCTGGATTTGCTTTACCGGAGCAGCACTAATCAAAGTTATTCCCTTGCTCTGGCTAGGCCTGCCTCTACTGCTCATGCAGCTCACACCTTCGCCTCGCGCGAAGGCGGAATCTCCTGAACAGATGCTGCGACGGCTCTTACGATTGACTCTGAATCCATGGTTCTGGGTGTATGCATCAACGGCTCTGGCGGTTACGTCAGCCTGGTACCTGCATGCCTACCAACTAGGTGAAGCTAGCGGTTTGACGTTTGGATTCTGGGGAGAGGATAGCGATCGCAGCAACATCGGATTAGCACTAAATCTCTCAAGCTGGGTGAACCTTGCAATCCGAACTGGTCTACGCGCGCTTGTTGTAACAGGAGTCCCCTTGCTAATGATCGGCACCGTGAGGAGCTGGAGATTTGGCGGAGGACGCATCGCACTTGGAGGAGCGATCGGGATGCTGATTTGCACCGTTATGACAATGAGATCAAGCACCGTGCATGAGTATTACCAATTCCCCTTTTTACTATTCAGCTCACCACTTGTAGGCCTGGGATGGGAAACCATGCAATACAAACAACGACGCTGGCCGATTCAAATGTTGCTCAGCATCACATTAATCGCCAGCCTTTCAATCCTCTCAATTGACTACTGGGCAGTAGAAGCACGACAACGCAGCATCTGGATGCCACTTGCAGAAAGTATTCGAAGAGAAATCCCAGCCAATGCCCGAGTTGTGAGTGTCACTGATTCAGACCCAACGCTATTAAACCTTGCACGAAGACAGGGATGGATCATGCCAAGCAGGGAATTAACACTGGATCAGCTCAAAAAACTCAAAGACGATGGGGCCAGCTACTTAACAGGCAGCCTGAGCTGGCATAACACTTATACGCCAATGCAAGAAACCGAATCAAATAGAATTAGGGAATTAATTCAGGCACATAATTCATCTTTTAAAGACGCAAACCAGCAGACATATTTGATCCCAATAAAAAATTTGATACCTTAG